The sequence GCTCGCCGTGGGCGGCCTGATCGCCGTCGGGCTGGGCGTGTACGGCCGCGTCCACCTGCCCACCGGGTACGCGATCGGCCCGGCCGGCTTCTCCGGGCCGCTGGCCATGAAGGCCTGGCTCACGACCGGAGCGTTCGTGCTGGCAGTGGTCCAGCTTCTCTCGGCCCTGGTCATGTGGGGCCGGATCAGGCTGGAGGCGCCGTGGATCGGCACCCTGCACCGCTGGTCGGGCCGGGCGGCGTTCCTGCTGACGGTCCCGGTGGCGTTCCACTGCCTGTACGCGCTGGGCGCCCAGTTCGACGCGCCCCGGGTGATGATCCACTCGCTGCTGGGCTGCTTCTTCTACGGCGTGTTCACGGCGAAGATGCTGGCGCTGCCCAGGCGGGGGCTGCCCGGCTGGACCCTCCCGGTGCTGGGCGGGCTGACGTTCACCGCTCTGACCGGGCTCTGGCTGACCTCGTCGCTGTGGTTCTTCACCACGATCGGGATCACGCTGTAGGCGGCGTGAAGGCGGTGGTGCGCCCGAGGCTCGCCGCCCTGCCCTTGGCCGCCACCACCAGCGCCATCTTCCTGGACGCCTCGTCGATCATCTCGTCGCCGAGCATGACCGCGCCGCGCTTCTCGACCGTCGTGTAGTACTCGTACGCGTCGAGGATCAGCTCGGCGCGGTCGTAGTCCTCCTGGGACGGCGAGAACACCTCGTTGGCGGCCTCGACCTGGGTGGGGTGGAGCACCCACTTGCCGTCGAAACCGAGCGCCGCGGCCCGTCCGGCCACCCGGCGGTAGCCGTCCAGATCCTTGATCGCCAGGTAGGGGCCGTCGATGGCCTGCAGGTCGTGGGTGCGGGCGGCCATCAGGATGCGCATCAGGATGTAGTGGTAGGCGTCGCCCTCGGTGTAGCCGGGAGGCTGCTCGCCGACCACCAGGGTCCGCATGTTGATCGAGGCCATGAAGTCGGCGGGGCCGAAGACCAGCGTCTCCAGGCGCCTGGAGGAGCCGGCGATGGCGTCCACGTTGACCAGGCCCCGGGCGTTCTCGATCTGGGCCTCGATGCCGATCCCGCCGACCTCCAGGCCGTTGGCCTTCTCGATCTGGGTGAGCAGCGTGTCGAGCCAGACCACCTGGGTCGGGTCCTCCACCTTGGGCAGCATCAGGCAGTCGAGGAACTCCCCCGCGCCCTCCACGACCTCGATGACGTCCCGGTAGGTCCACTGCGTGCCCAGGTCGTTGACCCGCACGACCCGCGTCTTGCCGGACCAGTCGCCCTCGCGCAGGGCCGCCACGATGTTCTTGCGCGCCCCCTCCTTGGCGAGCGGCGCGACGGAGTCCTCCAGGTCGAGGAAGACCTCGTCGGCGGGCAGGCCCTGGGCCTTCTCCAGGAAGCGGGGGTTGCTGCCCGGCACCGCCAGGCACGAACGTCGCGAGCGCATGGCCACACGCTAGCGGCCGTCCCGTCCCTCGCGACAGGCCGGGCCGGGCTATGGCGCCCATACAAAGAGCGCGCCCCGTTCTTGGCGCCGATCTCGTACGACCCCTGACCGATTTGTCCGAACAATGGATGCCAAGCATCGGTAAGGGAGACATTCACCATGGCAAACGCTTCTCCGGTGGCCCGGCCCGCCGTACTGTCCGACCTCATCCCGGGCTCCCGCGTCCGCGACCTCGCGCTCGTGGCCGGCGGCGCGGCCCTGACCGGCCTGGCCGCGCAGCTCACCTTCCCCATGTGGCCCGTCCCGGTCACCGGCCAGACCTTCGCCGTCGTGCTGGTCGGCGCGGCGCTCGGGATGAACCGCGCGGCGCTGAGCATGGCCCTCTACATGCTCGTCGGCGTCGCGGGCGTCCCGTGGTTCCAGGGCGGCACCTCCGGCCTCGGCGGTCCCACCATCGGCTACGTCATCGGCTTCATCGCCGCCGCCGCCATCGTCGGCAGGCTCGCCGAGCGCGGTGGCGACCGCACCGTCCTGCGAACGGCCGGCACGATGGTCCTCGGCAACCTGACGATCTACGCCTTCGGCCTGCCGGTCCTCATGGCCGGCACCGGGCTGGGCCTCGGCGGGGCGCTCGCGGCGGGCGTGATCCCCTTCCTGGCCGGCGACGCCCTCAAGATCGCTGTCGCGGCCGGCCTGCTGCCGGCGGCGTGGAAGCTCTCCGGCCGCTGATCCGGTGACCGCGTACGGCCCGCGCCTCCGATCCGGGAGGCGCGGGCCGTACATTCGTCTCATGGGTGTGATCGAAGAGGGCGCCAAGAAGTCGGGGGTCCTGTGGCTTTCGCTGGACCGGCCCCGGCTGGCCTGGCACGCCTGGCACGACGGCGCGATCTACGTGGTCACCGGCGGCGGCGAGCAGTCGCTGCCCGGCCTCGCCGGGTCCGGCGAGGTCCAGGTGACGCTCCGGAGCAAGGACAACGGCGGCCGGCTGGTCGTCTTCGACGCCTCCGTCGAGGTGGTGGACCAGGCGGAGGCCGCCGAGGCGGTGGCCGCGCTCGCCAAGGAGCGGCTCAACGCCGTCGACGGCGCGGGCCTGACGGCCCGCTGGGCCGCCCGGTCGCAGGTGGTACGGCTCACCCCGCGCGAACCGGCTCCCTGACCTCCACCGGGGCGGCAGGCA comes from Streptosporangium roseum DSM 43021 and encodes:
- a CDS encoding DUF6529 family protein — encoded protein: MADTQVSQVPRRQNLAPLLMPLAVGGLIAVGLGVYGRVHLPTGYAIGPAGFSGPLAMKAWLTTGAFVLAVVQLLSALVMWGRIRLEAPWIGTLHRWSGRAAFLLTVPVAFHCLYALGAQFDAPRVMIHSLLGCFFYGVFTAKMLALPRRGLPGWTLPVLGGLTFTALTGLWLTSSLWFFTTIGITL
- a CDS encoding HpcH/HpaI aldolase/citrate lyase family protein, which gives rise to MRSRRSCLAVPGSNPRFLEKAQGLPADEVFLDLEDSVAPLAKEGARKNIVAALREGDWSGKTRVVRVNDLGTQWTYRDVIEVVEGAGEFLDCLMLPKVEDPTQVVWLDTLLTQIEKANGLEVGGIGIEAQIENARGLVNVDAIAGSSRRLETLVFGPADFMASINMRTLVVGEQPPGYTEGDAYHYILMRILMAARTHDLQAIDGPYLAIKDLDGYRRVAGRAAALGFDGKWVLHPTQVEAANEVFSPSQEDYDRAELILDAYEYYTTVEKRGAVMLGDEMIDEASRKMALVVAAKGRAASLGRTTAFTPPTA
- a CDS encoding biotin transporter BioY, with translation MANASPVARPAVLSDLIPGSRVRDLALVAGGAALTGLAAQLTFPMWPVPVTGQTFAVVLVGAALGMNRAALSMALYMLVGVAGVPWFQGGTSGLGGPTIGYVIGFIAAAAIVGRLAERGGDRTVLRTAGTMVLGNLTIYAFGLPVLMAGTGLGLGGALAAGVIPFLAGDALKIAVAAGLLPAAWKLSGR